The region CGAGCAGCATTGGTAATATTTCTGTAGGTGCACCAATAACAGCAACGTCTTTCCAGCAAGTCAGCCACAAACTACCAAAGCAGCAAAGACTCTGACTCGGCTAGAATGTTATAGATGAGACGCATCCTCCAGTTCAGACAgtatttttgacagttttggcGCTGAAGCCgaactaaatatcaaaataaacaacaacccAAGAAACCAAGGCATGAAGTACTCGGTAAGTATGAGGATGAACTAACATATCGGTAtcatctaatattataatagagTCTTAGGAAATTACTTTACTTTAGAGTCTATCTCACTACCACAAGACCCGGCTGAACTGCAACCAGACATAGATTTAGAAAAAACTCTTACAGAATAACTTTGCTACCTGAACAGGAATCAAACTCTAAAAATACCCTGACAGCTTCATTTTTACTCCCTGAATAGGAACCAAGTTCTGAAATTATTGATTGGTAGTGAAGTTTCACATCAAACACCACCCACCATATTCTGGAAGTAAAAAAGTTAACCAGCTCTCTATTTTTATCATCGGGAGATCATCCTAGCCATCTTCTTTTACTAGATACTGCAGCATCATGCTCTTAGCAACCGTTAACGACAGTTCTCCAGTATCAACACCGTACCCTGAAATGATGGAAACAGATCAAGGATCTCCACAGGCACAAGCACCGGGGAAGGACCGAGCTCAATTTATCTTTATATTTCATTAATGAAATACAAGATAAATTGGCTAAGCTACAACTACAACATACATCTCGTAGTATCAGTTCGTTACCATTCATTACCGGTTGCTGAGAGCATGATGCTGCAGTATCTAGTAAAAGAAGATGTCTACGATGATCTCCCGATGATAAAAATTAGAGAGCTGGTTACCTTCTTTATTTCCAGGATATGGCGGTGTTGGATGTGAAACCTCACTATCATCAATAATTTCCGAGCTTGGTTCTTGTTCAAGGAGTAAAAATGACGCTGTTAGGGTATTTTCAGTTTGATTCCTGTTCAGGTAGCAAAGTTATTGTGTAAGAGCTTTTTCCAAATCTACTTATGTCTGGTTGCAGTTCAGCCGGGTCTTGTGGTAGTGAGATAATCTCTGAGGTAAAGTCAATTCTAAGACTATCTAAAATCGCAGATGCTACCGATATAGTTAGTGTATCATCATCACACTTCCCGAGTACGTCATGTCTTGGCCTTGGCTTCTTGGgctattgtttattttgatacttgTTAGGCTTCAGTGCCAAACGATTGTCAAAAATACTGTCCGAACTGGAAGATGCATATACAGTCTTATCTATAACACTAGCCGAGTCAGAGACTTCGCTGCTTTGGTTTGTGGCCGACTTGCTGGAAAGACATTGCTGTGATTGGTGCACCTACGGAGACGTTACTAACGCTGCTTGCGCTGGATGGAACCGTCGTCTCGTCCTGGGATGTAGTCTGCATCTGATCCAAACTACCCGTCATCAATATATAGGGTCATGTAATGTTTCTCGAGATGATTGAACTTCCTCGAAGACATGCATAGAAGCATTTATTACGTGCTTGCAGTTTTTTATccatttaaaacaagaaaaagccaTTTGCCAGTATGATATGGCTGCCGTAATGTGAcgttgatatattcttattttataatgtagCATGATTTTGTGACACAACGTCATTTAACGGTTCGATCTTGTTGCCGTAATATGACGTTGCTTTATTCTTTTAGTATAACGTTACATCGCATTGTGACACTACGTCAATTGACGTTTCGATCATGTTGCCGTAATATGACGTTGCTACGTTATTGTAGTATTATGTTACGTCACTATATGACACAACGTCATTTGACGATTCGATAATATTGTCGTGATATGACGTTGTTAAGaatatgtataattacaatatcagTTGTACGGTAGAACGTCTATAAACGGTGACGATTAATTCCGCATGCGCCGTAACGCTAATTATTTCTGTATACAGTCAAAGCTCAACTTGTAATGACGTGACGTCTcattgtatggaaaaagttgtgCGATATCGCATTGACCGAAAATTTTGGGCGTACGCGCGAACGTGTTAAGAGTGCAGCgtttataggtaagtacctgctgagctggcaacgttgcatttttgttagtttttctcgattattccataaaaattaaatgaaaattaaaaatgtggtctgatagaactcttcttaatacaTAAGttgatgtgtctactccaataattattcgttatagacttttattttctttaaaaaccgttaataaacattaattcgtttttaaagaatatataaaactctatcacgaataattattgagtacacattaacttatatatttagaaaagttatgtcagaccacatttttaattttcattcaatttttatgggataatcgagaaaaaccaacaaaaaccggccaagagcgtgtcggacacgcccgaaatagggttccgtagccattacgaaaaaataaagtaatatttttctaagggttcgtaaccaaaatattatttattcacaacaggagatacaacaatatgataggaactataaaagtactataaaaagaaaacaccatctaagaggccctcctgcggcatagaccccccaacccaacacactggcggcattacctctctgtacagtcagagaaattcgctgggagaggtaagcgctagctctggggtctcctgaggtctctatcagccgaCAAGGCCCCATGAAGGCCCTCATGTCAGCTAATTGACccaggatttcgtattttgtacgaaatattccaaCATTCATActcttttttaaactactaataatagtaataattctcCAGACaccttaaccgttatagttttccttgtaagtttgatatacttacaaccatcctgaattttttcaaatttttccacccaccgttttaaattttagaggggggggaacgctcgattttagttaaaatttgcactttatagttgaatattttgcaaacaaatcactgaatcgaaaaacccttgtggttttaaaagacctatccatcgataccccacgctacaagattggatgagaaaaaaaatcacccccactttacgtctatgggaggtactacaaactttttttttttgatttcttatttaccattttgttggcatagctcacatatatattcttgcaaaattacagctttctagcattgatagtccctgagcaaagccgcggatggacagacagacagacagacagacatggcgaaactatatctctttttgccattttgactacggaaccctaaaaatgcaacgttgccagctcagcaggtataaacgctcttaatccAAGCGGTTGGGTATCCCAAAAACGACCGTATATTCGCGCAGAAAAAatgctagtctgaaaccgcccctAGTAATCTagttttattctttctttcctATTACAATACATCGGTAACATCATTCTCCAAAATGACATCAACCCCTGGGTTAACTGGCAAACTGTACAGTATAACAATGTGGCAAAAAACAGAACTAACGCGGCTATCTTGCTCATCACCATCAGTTCGCCCTAAATGTCGCTGGTTGTGTCTCAGCTTGAAAGGCAAAGATCAAAATTACTGCTACTTACGGCTTTTTCGCATATTTTAGTTTCGGtacgatgaaaaaaaaaataactttcccATTCATCACTCAATTATCTACCTATTCCAAAACAAATCGTAGCAATTTCACGCAAGAAACACGCTAAAACCCTTTACAAGCTTACTCGAAGTAATTAGACCAAACCACTCTCAACGTAACCAAATCATTCTAAAGTTACTAATCTCGTTTGAAATTTAACCACGCTACGGTTACTCGTACTTTGCCAAGAAAATGCATATATTACCACACTCCAGATTATAACTAGTACGGCATAATTACTTAACCTAATTTTAGCGCTCGGTGTCCTCAAGTAGATGAAGAAGTACTTTGCGTGTTATGGGGATTATAAATGATATGACACTCACACGTCTCAGCGAGggggggctattacgaaatttccctctcactctcgtattaaataatatacctaatcagcgggacggcaagacacgaagtatAGGGTCTGAGCCGACGGAAATACCTTCGAAACACGACTCGCTATGCATTTTAAAGAGGATGCAAtgcaaaagccgtggtggcctagtggcttgacttttgttctcttaagcagaggatcgtgggttcaaacccactcgcatctctgagtttttcgaaatccatatatgtgaaattacatttgacgtTTATCACGAGCTGCACGGtgcaggaaaacatcgtggggaAACCTGCACCAAACTGCGAAGTAAATCAGTGGTGTATGCCGTacgtgtgtgtgaagttcacaattcgcactaggcccgcgtgggaactatgacccaataTGTGACCCAAGTCCGCTCATGCTGaaaggaggcctatgcccagctgTGGGAATGTTTTCTGGAATGatggctggaatgatgatgatgatgaatacataATTAGCTGTGTGTTTGTAACTTTGTCCgaccataaataaattaaattagattcACGAAAGGACGtaactacctacttaataatgTATTACCACCTCTTCTTATATCCGAAACTAATGTGTCAAGGTGTCAACATGCcatcacttatttattttgcacttaaaaaaaagtgaacgTCACAGATTATTTTCAAAACTCCCTATTCTAGAtaacaagcccaaacacgggTAGTGCTTTGTCTAAGACTTCCAGTGCCTAGCTTCTGGCTCCATAATCAGATCAGCTCGATGGTAATGGTACCATATTATTctattgtcatcagaactatgcacaaatgccaagtttcgtgtcaattttataataactagctgaaaatttagtttaaatttcaGCTACGTTCAAACATACAATATGGGGAAGAAAAAACATGCCTTCTCTTCTAGATTTTACGTTTTCCTAGAGCCTTTTCTCTACAACAGATTAAACGCCAAATGGGACATATTTTCACTTAGTTACTCACGTGCTAAGAAAACCCTCCAAGAAGAACTCCAAAAGTTATCTTACGAAGATACAGAGAAATTGTTGACTgttcttaaataaaaacatttttattttcttttgtagataggtaggtacatataatgaCAAATACCATAatgttacattttataattcaCCTTAGGTATTAAAATCaagatttgtttaattttatgcaagtgttaattttttagacattaatgtaattttaatttttcttgcctgaaacacaggattatcctagttcaggcatcATGTGTtactttttccttttaagtCTACTAGATAAATTGTATTACTTTGTAagaaagtattttgaataaagatttatttatttatttatttatttatttatttatacatggttacaggtaatgctaatattagcGTACTGAAAAACTAAACCAATTTATTTTATCCTCAGTTGCCTCTCTCAGTCATTCCAATAATGCTGAGAAAACTGGGATTCAACCCGAAAGGTGAAGAGGTGCAGCAGTTGTTCGTGATGTTTTTAGAAGACGATTTGGTCGATACCGTCGAATACCACGAGTGGTTGTTCATGATAGAAGCAAAATTAGGCTGGGGAGATGACTTCGAAGTAGCAGTCACTAAAGCCATGGGCGACTTAGCCCATGATGATGAAGAGACAGGGATATGCGACTTGGAATTTCTTAAAGAACAGCTCTTCAATTGGGGGGAGACGCTTCAAGAAGCCGAGTTCGTGGATTGGGTAAGACTCGCTATAAAAGACAAAACTTACAACGTCGAAGACGGGACCTTCAACTACGTGAAGTTTATAGAAAACATGAACGCTAAAGATGAAAGGATGGTGAAAGAGCCGATCAACTTCTTCAAGTTGGATCAGAAGACGCTGGCTGCGATGGCGATGGCTAAGGCTCAAGAGGAAAGAGAGGAACAGGAGAGGAAGGAGGCTGAACGAAAAGCAAAGGAAGAGGCCAAGAGACAAAAGATGATACTGGCTGGATTGCTTCCTCCTGATTAGAATAACAAAATTTCCATAGAACAGTTTCGTTGTACTTAAACATTTGTGAACAGTTTTTTGTAAACATTTCCAGCTCTTTACTATCATTGtttcaataaatacaataagatTTTCTAAAAGATTTACTTGTACGTTTTAATGAATTTTGAGAATATTATGGTTTAATTCTTTGAAAGGAACGTTATTGTTCCCGAAATTccgaaaaaaaatttaataaaataaatctttgtgATATCACAAAGACATGTCAACGAATGTCGGTGTAGGGATTTTCATGGTTCATTGGACGATTTCATATCGTTTATTACATTCGGATTCGATAACcggaatatatttttattttatccatGTGCAATTCCTTTGTGTAAGTAAGTTTCAATACTTTATTCGGTAAACTATCTATTTTTGTCAGCAGAACTAGTGTGGGCACCTCAAGAATTAGAAATTAGGTTTATAATATCATATCACTGAATGTTTTGCACTATGAAGAGAATGTGCTGTGTAGACAGAGACTTAATTTATGGTAGACAATATCTTTGAGGATTATCAAGTAGGCGAACTTCCAAAATTGTCACGGGTTATTGAAGCAGCGGGATTATTAAGCTAATCATTTACAAAAGAACTGAGCGATAAGT is a window of Choristoneura fumiferana chromosome 8, NRCan_CFum_1, whole genome shotgun sequence DNA encoding:
- the LOC141430055 gene encoding uncharacterized protein, whose protein sequence is MPPKKGKDAKGGKAAAAKAATSGPPPKPKKIPPPPACFTTEDLARYKEIFRAHDEEGTEKLPLSVIPIMLRKLGFNPKGEEVQQLFVMFLEDDLVDTVEYHEWLFMIEAKLGWGDDFEVAVTKAMGDLAHDDEETGICDLEFLKEQLFNWGETLQEAEFVDWVRLAIKDKTYNVEDGTFNYVKFIENMNAKDERMVKEPINFFKLDQKTLAAMAMAKAQEEREEQERKEAERKAKEEAKRQKMILAGLLPPD